One window from the genome of Anaerolineae bacterium encodes:
- a CDS encoding carbohydrate ABC transporter permease: MAVQTETVSSKSSVPIAYKKGELQKLGVSGVIAEIVKYLLLLALAVCFAFPFYWMMASALKDDPQIYTVPPIWIPNPAHWENFWNGWNVRNFNLFAINTIVRFAIPSTVGTVFSSAFIAYGFSRLRWPGRDVLFFICITTMMVPYQVVMVPLFIIFKQLDWINTYRPLVVPAFFGSPYFIFMLRQFFLTIPQELSDAARIDGASEFGILWHVILPLAKPALAVVALFQFIWAWNEYLGPLIYINQERLFPIALGLQALQRALNQSGFNPLIYPHLMAVSTIITIPIVIFFFLTQRTFIEGISLTGLKG, translated from the coding sequence ATGGCAGTTCAAACAGAAACAGTATCGTCCAAATCTTCCGTTCCGATAGCGTATAAAAAAGGAGAGTTACAGAAGCTGGGTGTATCAGGGGTGATTGCTGAGATTGTCAAATATCTGCTGCTGTTGGCGCTGGCGGTTTGTTTTGCTTTTCCATTCTATTGGATGATGGCGTCGGCCCTTAAGGACGACCCGCAGATTTATACGGTTCCACCGATTTGGATCCCGAATCCCGCCCACTGGGAGAATTTTTGGAATGGGTGGAATGTCCGCAATTTTAATCTTTTTGCCATAAACACCATCGTTAGATTCGCCATTCCGTCAACGGTTGGCACAGTGTTCTCATCCGCCTTCATCGCCTATGGGTTCTCGCGGCTGCGTTGGCCCGGTCGGGATGTGCTCTTTTTTATCTGCATCACCACCATGATGGTCCCTTATCAGGTGGTTATGGTGCCACTCTTTATCATCTTTAAGCAGTTGGATTGGATCAATACCTACCGTCCGCTGGTGGTGCCGGCCTTCTTCGGCAGCCCTTATTTTATCTTCATGTTGCGCCAATTCTTCTTGACCATTCCCCAAGAACTATCGGATGCCGCCCGTATTGATGGCGCCAGTGAATTTGGCATTCTGTGGCACGTTATTTTGCCCCTGGCCAAACCGGCCCTGGCCGTTGTGGCCCTGTTTCAATTCATCTGGGCATGGAATGAATATCTGGGGCCGCTGATTTATATCAACCAGGAAAGGTTATTCCCCATTGCGCTTGGGCTCCAGGCGCTACAGCGAGCGCTTAACCAGTCAGGTTTCAATCCGTTGATCTATCCCCACTTAATGGCAGTGAGTACAATCATTACAATACCGATTGTGATTTTTTTCTTCCTCACCCAACGCACCTTTATCGAGGGTATTTCTCTGACCGGGTTAAAGGGATAA